A region of Takifugu rubripes chromosome 6, fTakRub1.2, whole genome shotgun sequence DNA encodes the following proteins:
- the LOC105416526 gene encoding probable flavin-containing monoamine oxidase A isoform X7: protein MLFPRASLNMAAEIWDVVVVGAGLSGLSAAHLLRKRNVGLKILILEGKDRVGGRTVSKEIPAAGGTDRWDFGGQWTGSTQTHILELIKELGLETYPQYNVGKKVYHAGGPGARIHTYTSRIPALSPLVLMDFLQMLWRIERLCATVCIEDPSTTPGADELDSMTFQSYIEKHVWTAALKEQLGISCRTLFGLEASQMSFLFLLVYVAAAGGLLPLLESSPGSAQELKVKGGTQQLSERLAERVEWQNIQLSSGVMTIWQDAEWARVSTKTNTYSCRAVIVTCPPHLAAKIEYQPALPSQRRFLMQNMPVGHMIKFLITYQTAFWKEKGFSGEIVAGLSSDSPFSVTFDATTPRGNAALVGFIAGHQASLWSSKESAERRKAVLSSLVKYLGPEAASFIHYEEKSVLRSSLLRRDRAPLECLFSKEADWDAPE from the exons ATGCTGTTTCCCAGGGCAAGCTTAAACATGGCAGCAGAGATTTGGGACGTTGTTGTTGTCGGTGCCGGACTCTCCGGCCTGAGTGCAGCTCATTTACTCCGGAAACGAAACGTTGGCTTGAAAATACTGATCCTGGAAGGAAAAG ATCGGGTGGGAGGACGCACCGTGTCCAAAGAAATACCCGCAGCTGGCGGCACTGATCGGTGGGACTTTGGAGGACAGTGGACAGGAAG TACCCAAACACACATTCTGGAGCTCATTAAGGAGCTGGGCCTTGAGACTTACCCACAATACAATGTTGGCAAGAAGGTGTATCACGCAGGCGGGCCGGGGGCCAGAATTCACACCTACACCAGCAGGATTccagctctgtctcctctggtgctGATGGATTTCCTGCAGATGCTGTGGAGG ATCGAGAGACTCTGTGCAACAGTTTGCATCGAGGATCCTTCAACAACTCCCGGCGCTGATGAACTGGACAGCATGACCTTCCAGTCATACATCGAGAAGCATGTTTGGACTGCAG CACTGAAAGAACAACTGGGGATCAGCTGCAGGACTTTATTTGGCTTAGAGGCCTCCCAGATgtccttcctgttcttactGGTGTATGTGGCTGCGGCCGGAGgactgctgccactgctggaAAGCTCCCCAGGCTCAGCTCAAGAGCTCAAAGTAAAG GGAGGCACCCAGCAGCTCTCCGAGCGTCTGGCGGAGCGTGTCGAGTGGCAGAATATCCAGCTGAGCTCAGGCGTGATGACCATATGGCAG GATGCTGAGTGGGCCAGGGTGAGCACCAAAACCAACACCTACTCGTGCCGAGCTGTGATTGTCACCTGCCCCCCTCACTTAGCAG CAAAGATCGAATACCAGCCAGCCCTGCCCAGCCAACGTCGATTTCTCATGCAGAATATGCCTGTGGGCCACATGATAAAATTCTTAATTACATACCAGACA GCTTTTTGGAAGGAAAAAGGCTTCTCGGGGGAAATTGTGGCAGGTCTGTCCTCTGACTCTCCGTTCTCTGTAACCTTTGATGCCACCACTCCCAGAGGTAACGCTGCTTTGGTTGGGTTCATCGCCGGCCATCAGGCTTCCTTGTGGAGCTCCAAGGAG AGTGCAGAGAGACGAAAAGCAGTGCTTTCCAGCCTGGTCAAATATCTGGGCCCTGAGGCTGCATCTTTCATCCACTATGAAGAAAAA TCTGTCCTTCGAAGTTCTTTGCTGAGAAGAGACAGGGCACCTTTGGAGTGCCTGTTCTCTAAGGAAGCAGATTGGGATGCACCAGAATGA
- the LOC105416526 gene encoding probable flavin-containing monoamine oxidase A isoform X8, translating to MLFPRASLNMAAEIWDVVVVGAGLSGLSAAHLLRKRNVGLKILILEGKDRVGGRTVSKEIPAAGGTDRWDFGGQWTGSTQTHILELIKELGLETYPQYNVGKKVYHAGGPGARIHTYTSRIPALSPLVLMDFLQMLWRIERLCATVCIEDPSTTPGADELDSMTFQSYIEKHVWTAALKEQLGISCRTLFGLEASQMSFLFLLVYVAAAGGLLPLLESSPGSAQELKVKGGTQQLSERLAERVEWQNIQLSSGVMTIWQDAEWARVSTKTNTYSCRAVIVTCPPHLAAKIEYQPALPSQRRFLMQNMPVGHMIKFLITYQTAFWKEKGFSGEIVAGLSSDSPFSVTFDATTPRGNAALVGFIAGHQASLWSSKESAERRKAVLSSLVKYLGPEAASFIHYEEKFFAEKRQGTFGVPVL from the exons ATGCTGTTTCCCAGGGCAAGCTTAAACATGGCAGCAGAGATTTGGGACGTTGTTGTTGTCGGTGCCGGACTCTCCGGCCTGAGTGCAGCTCATTTACTCCGGAAACGAAACGTTGGCTTGAAAATACTGATCCTGGAAGGAAAAG ATCGGGTGGGAGGACGCACCGTGTCCAAAGAAATACCCGCAGCTGGCGGCACTGATCGGTGGGACTTTGGAGGACAGTGGACAGGAAG TACCCAAACACACATTCTGGAGCTCATTAAGGAGCTGGGCCTTGAGACTTACCCACAATACAATGTTGGCAAGAAGGTGTATCACGCAGGCGGGCCGGGGGCCAGAATTCACACCTACACCAGCAGGATTccagctctgtctcctctggtgctGATGGATTTCCTGCAGATGCTGTGGAGG ATCGAGAGACTCTGTGCAACAGTTTGCATCGAGGATCCTTCAACAACTCCCGGCGCTGATGAACTGGACAGCATGACCTTCCAGTCATACATCGAGAAGCATGTTTGGACTGCAG CACTGAAAGAACAACTGGGGATCAGCTGCAGGACTTTATTTGGCTTAGAGGCCTCCCAGATgtccttcctgttcttactGGTGTATGTGGCTGCGGCCGGAGgactgctgccactgctggaAAGCTCCCCAGGCTCAGCTCAAGAGCTCAAAGTAAAG GGAGGCACCCAGCAGCTCTCCGAGCGTCTGGCGGAGCGTGTCGAGTGGCAGAATATCCAGCTGAGCTCAGGCGTGATGACCATATGGCAG GATGCTGAGTGGGCCAGGGTGAGCACCAAAACCAACACCTACTCGTGCCGAGCTGTGATTGTCACCTGCCCCCCTCACTTAGCAG CAAAGATCGAATACCAGCCAGCCCTGCCCAGCCAACGTCGATTTCTCATGCAGAATATGCCTGTGGGCCACATGATAAAATTCTTAATTACATACCAGACA GCTTTTTGGAAGGAAAAAGGCTTCTCGGGGGAAATTGTGGCAGGTCTGTCCTCTGACTCTCCGTTCTCTGTAACCTTTGATGCCACCACTCCCAGAGGTAACGCTGCTTTGGTTGGGTTCATCGCCGGCCATCAGGCTTCCTTGTGGAGCTCCAAGGAG AGTGCAGAGAGACGAAAAGCAGTGCTTTCCAGCCTGGTCAAATATCTGGGCCCTGAGGCTGCATCTTTCATCCACTATGAAGAAAAA TTCTTTGCTGAGAAGAGACAGGGCACCTTTGGAGTGCCTGTTCTCTAA
- the LOC105416526 gene encoding probable flavin-containing monoamine oxidase A isoform X9, whose amino-acid sequence MLFPRASLNMAAEIWDVVVVGAGLSGLSAAHLLRKRNVGLKILILEGKDRVGGRTVSKEIPAAGGTDRWDFGGQWTGSTQTHILELIKELGLETYPQYNVGKKVYHAGGPGARIHTYTSRIPALSPLVLMDFLQMLWRIERLCATVCIEDPSTTPGADELDSMTFQSYIEKHVWTAALKEQLGISCRTLFGLEASQMSFLFLLVYVAAAGGLLPLLESSPGSAQELKVKGGTQQLSERLAERVEWQNIQLSSGVMTIWQDAEWARVSTKTNTYSCRAVIVTCPPHLAAKIEYQPALPSQRRFLMQNMPVGHMIKFLITYQTSAERRKAVLSSLVKYLGPEAASFIHYEEKFFAEKRQGTFGVPVL is encoded by the exons ATGCTGTTTCCCAGGGCAAGCTTAAACATGGCAGCAGAGATTTGGGACGTTGTTGTTGTCGGTGCCGGACTCTCCGGCCTGAGTGCAGCTCATTTACTCCGGAAACGAAACGTTGGCTTGAAAATACTGATCCTGGAAGGAAAAG ATCGGGTGGGAGGACGCACCGTGTCCAAAGAAATACCCGCAGCTGGCGGCACTGATCGGTGGGACTTTGGAGGACAGTGGACAGGAAG TACCCAAACACACATTCTGGAGCTCATTAAGGAGCTGGGCCTTGAGACTTACCCACAATACAATGTTGGCAAGAAGGTGTATCACGCAGGCGGGCCGGGGGCCAGAATTCACACCTACACCAGCAGGATTccagctctgtctcctctggtgctGATGGATTTCCTGCAGATGCTGTGGAGG ATCGAGAGACTCTGTGCAACAGTTTGCATCGAGGATCCTTCAACAACTCCCGGCGCTGATGAACTGGACAGCATGACCTTCCAGTCATACATCGAGAAGCATGTTTGGACTGCAG CACTGAAAGAACAACTGGGGATCAGCTGCAGGACTTTATTTGGCTTAGAGGCCTCCCAGATgtccttcctgttcttactGGTGTATGTGGCTGCGGCCGGAGgactgctgccactgctggaAAGCTCCCCAGGCTCAGCTCAAGAGCTCAAAGTAAAG GGAGGCACCCAGCAGCTCTCCGAGCGTCTGGCGGAGCGTGTCGAGTGGCAGAATATCCAGCTGAGCTCAGGCGTGATGACCATATGGCAG GATGCTGAGTGGGCCAGGGTGAGCACCAAAACCAACACCTACTCGTGCCGAGCTGTGATTGTCACCTGCCCCCCTCACTTAGCAG CAAAGATCGAATACCAGCCAGCCCTGCCCAGCCAACGTCGATTTCTCATGCAGAATATGCCTGTGGGCCACATGATAAAATTCTTAATTACATACCAGACA AGTGCAGAGAGACGAAAAGCAGTGCTTTCCAGCCTGGTCAAATATCTGGGCCCTGAGGCTGCATCTTTCATCCACTATGAAGAAAAA TTCTTTGCTGAGAAGAGACAGGGCACCTTTGGAGTGCCTGTTCTCTAA
- the LOC105416526 gene encoding probable flavin-containing monoamine oxidase A isoform X6 codes for MLFPRASLNMAAEIWDVVVVGAGLSGLSAAHLLRKRNVGLKILILEGKDRVGGRTVSKEIPAAGGTDRWDFGGQWTGSTQTHILELIKELGLETYPQYNVGKKVYHAGGPGARIHTYTSRIPALSPLVLMDFLQMLWRIERLCATVCIEDPSTTPGADELDSMTFQSYIEKHVWTAALKEQLGISCRTLFGLEASQMSFLFLLVYVAAAGGLLPLLESSPGSAQELKVKGGTQQLSERLAERVEWQNIQLSSGVMTIWQDAEWARVSTKTNTYSCRAVIVTCPPHLAAKIEYQPALPSQRRFLMQNMPVGHMIKFLITYQTAFWKEKGFSGEIVAGLSSDSPFSVTFDATTPRGNAALVGFIAGHQASLWSSKESAERRKAVLSSLVKYLGPEAASFIHYEEKDPLGRHRNGDPVVWLHEWRSAGWPASGSGGLG; via the exons ATGCTGTTTCCCAGGGCAAGCTTAAACATGGCAGCAGAGATTTGGGACGTTGTTGTTGTCGGTGCCGGACTCTCCGGCCTGAGTGCAGCTCATTTACTCCGGAAACGAAACGTTGGCTTGAAAATACTGATCCTGGAAGGAAAAG ATCGGGTGGGAGGACGCACCGTGTCCAAAGAAATACCCGCAGCTGGCGGCACTGATCGGTGGGACTTTGGAGGACAGTGGACAGGAAG TACCCAAACACACATTCTGGAGCTCATTAAGGAGCTGGGCCTTGAGACTTACCCACAATACAATGTTGGCAAGAAGGTGTATCACGCAGGCGGGCCGGGGGCCAGAATTCACACCTACACCAGCAGGATTccagctctgtctcctctggtgctGATGGATTTCCTGCAGATGCTGTGGAGG ATCGAGAGACTCTGTGCAACAGTTTGCATCGAGGATCCTTCAACAACTCCCGGCGCTGATGAACTGGACAGCATGACCTTCCAGTCATACATCGAGAAGCATGTTTGGACTGCAG CACTGAAAGAACAACTGGGGATCAGCTGCAGGACTTTATTTGGCTTAGAGGCCTCCCAGATgtccttcctgttcttactGGTGTATGTGGCTGCGGCCGGAGgactgctgccactgctggaAAGCTCCCCAGGCTCAGCTCAAGAGCTCAAAGTAAAG GGAGGCACCCAGCAGCTCTCCGAGCGTCTGGCGGAGCGTGTCGAGTGGCAGAATATCCAGCTGAGCTCAGGCGTGATGACCATATGGCAG GATGCTGAGTGGGCCAGGGTGAGCACCAAAACCAACACCTACTCGTGCCGAGCTGTGATTGTCACCTGCCCCCCTCACTTAGCAG CAAAGATCGAATACCAGCCAGCCCTGCCCAGCCAACGTCGATTTCTCATGCAGAATATGCCTGTGGGCCACATGATAAAATTCTTAATTACATACCAGACA GCTTTTTGGAAGGAAAAAGGCTTCTCGGGGGAAATTGTGGCAGGTCTGTCCTCTGACTCTCCGTTCTCTGTAACCTTTGATGCCACCACTCCCAGAGGTAACGCTGCTTTGGTTGGGTTCATCGCCGGCCATCAGGCTTCCTTGTGGAGCTCCAAGGAG AGTGCAGAGAGACGAAAAGCAGTGCTTTCCAGCCTGGTCAAATATCTGGGCCCTGAGGCTGCATCTTTCATCCACTATGAAGAAAAA